The following coding sequences lie in one Manis javanica isolate MJ-LG chromosome X, MJ_LKY, whole genome shotgun sequence genomic window:
- the FLNA gene encoding filamin-A isoform X2, translating to MSSSHSRAGQSAAGAAPGGGVDTRDAEMPATEKDLAEDAPWKKIQQNTFTRWCNEHLKCVSKRIANLQTDLSDGLRLIALLEVLSQKKMHRKHNQRPTFRQMQLENVSVALEFLDRESIKLVSIDSKAIVDGNLKLILGLIWTLILHYSISMPMWDEDEDEEAKKQTPKQRLLGWIQNKLPQLPITNFSRDWQSGRALGALVDSCAPGLCPDWDSWDASKPVNNAREAMQQADDWLGIPQVITPEEIVDPNVDEHSVMTYLSQFPKAKLKPGAPLRPKLNPKKARAYGPGIEPTGNMVKKRAEFTVETRSAGQGEVLVYVEDPAGHQEEAKVTANNDKNRTFSVWYIPEVMGTHKVTVLFAGQHIAKSPFEVYVDKSQGDASKVTAQGPGLEPSGNIANKTTYFEIFTAGAGTGEVEVVIQDPAGQKGTVEPQLEARGDSTYRCSYQPTMEGIHTVHVTFAGMPIPRSPYTVTVGQACNPGACRAVGRGLQPKGVRVKETADFKVYTKGAGSGELKVTVKGPKGEERVKQKDLGDGVYGFEYYPMVPGMYTVTITWGSQNIGRSPFEVKVGTECGDQKVRAWGPGLEGGVVGRSADFVVEAIGDDVGTLGFSVEGPSQAKIECDDKGDGSCDVRYWPQEAGEYAVHVLCNSEDIRLSPFMADIREAPQDFHPDRVKARGPGLEKTGVAVNKPAEFIVDAKHGGKAPLRVQVQDSEGCPVEASVKDNGNGTYSCSYVPRKPVKHTAMVSWGGVSIPHSPFRVNVGAGSHPNKVKVYGPGVAKTGLKAHEPTYFTVDCTEAGQGDVSIGIKCAPGVVGPTEADIDFDIIRNDNDTFTVKYTPRGAGSYTIMVLFADQATPTSPIRVKVEPSHDASKVKAEGPGLSRTGVELGKPTHFTVSAKAAGKGQLDVQFSGPAKGDAVRDVDIIDHHDNTYTVKYTPVQQGPVGINVTYGGDPIPKSPFSVGVAPSLDLSKIKVSGLGEKVDVGKDQEFTVKSKGAGGQGKVASKIVGPLGTVVPCKVEPGLGTDNSVVRFVPREEGPYEVEVTYDGVPVPGSPFPLEAVPPTKPSKVKAFGPGLQGGSAGSPARFTIDTKGAGTGGLGLTVEGPCEAQLECLDNGDGTCSVSYVPTEPGDYNINILFADTHIPGSPFKAHVVPCFDASKVKCSGPGLERATAGEAGQFHVDCSSAGSAELTIEIRSEAGLPAEVHIQDHGDGTHTITYIPLCPGAYTVTIKYGGQPVPNFPSKLQVEPAVDTSGVQCYGPGIEGQGVFREATTEFSVDARALTQTGGPHVKARVANPSGNLTETYVQDCGDGTYKVEYTPYEEGLHSVDVTYDGSPVPSSPFQVPVTEGCDPSRVRVHGPGIQSGTTNKPNKFTVETRGAGTGGLGLAVEGPSEAKMSCMDNKDGSCSVEYIPYEAGTYSLNVTYGGHQVPGSPFKVPVHDVTDASKVKCSGPGLSSGMVRANLPQSFQVDTSKAGVAPLQVKVQGPKGLVEPVDVVDNADGTQTVNYVPSREGPYSISVLYGEEEVTRSPFKVKVLPTHDASKVKASGPGLNTTGVPASLPVEFTIDAKDAGEGLLAVQITDPEGKPKKTHIQDNHDGTYTVAYVPDVTGRYTILIKYGGDEIPFSPYRVRAVPTGDASKCTVTVSIGGHGLGAGIGPTIQIGEETVITVDTKAAGKGKVTCTVCTPDGSEVDVDVVENEDGTFDIFYTAPQPGKYVICVRFGGEHVPNSPFQVTALAGDQPTAQTPLRPQQLAPPYTYAPGGPQTWAPERPLVGVNGLDVTGLRPFDLVIPFTIKKGEITGEVRMPSGKVAQPGITDNKDGTVTVRYAPSEAGLHEMDIRYDNMHIPGSPLQFYVDHVNCGHVTAYGPGLSHGVVNKPAVFTVNTKDAGEGGLSLAIEGPSKADISCTDNQDGTCSVSYLPVLPGDYSILVKYNEQHIPGSPFTARVTGDDSMRMSHLKVGSAADIPINISETDLSLLTATVVPPSGREEPCLLKRLRNGHVGISFVPKETGEHLVHVKKNGQHVASSPIPVVISQSEIGDASRVRVSGQGLHEGHTFEPAEFIIDTRDAGYGGLSLSIEGPSKVDINTEDLEDGTCRVTYCPTEPGNYIINIKFADQHVPGSPFSVKVTGEGRVKESITRRRRAPSVANVGSHCDLSLKIPEISIQDMTAQVTSPSGKSHEAEIVEGENHTYCIRFVPAEMGMHTVSVKYKGQHVPGSPFQFTVGPLGEGGAHKVRAGGPGLERAEAGVPAEFSIWTREAGAGGLAIAVEGPSKAEISFEDRKDGSCGVTYVVQEPGDYEVSVKFNEEHIPDSPFVVPVASPSGDARRLTVSSLQESGLKVNQPASFAVSLNGAKGAIDAKVHSPSGALEECYVTEIDQDKYAVRFIPRENGVYLIDVKFNGTHIPGSPFKIRVGEPGHGGDPGLVSAYGTGLEGGVTGSPAEFIVNTSNAGAGALSVTIDGPSKVKMDCQECPEGYRVTYTPMAPGSYLISIKYGGPYHIGGSPFKAKVTGPRLVSNHSLHETSSVFVDSLTKTAGVPQHGAPGPGPTDASKVLAKGLGLSKAYVGQKSSFTVDCSKAGNNMLLVGVHGPRTPCEEILVKHVGSRLYSVSYLLKDKGEYTLVVKWGDEHIPGSPYRVLVP from the exons ACAGCAAGGCCATCGTGGACGGGAACCTGAAGCTGATCTTGGGCCTCATCTGGACCCTGATCCTGCACTATTCCATCTCCATGCCCATGTGGGATGAGGATGAGGATGAGGAAGCCAAGAAGCAGACCCCTAAGCAGAGGCTGCTGGGCTGGATCCAGAACAAGCTGCCACAGCTGCCCATTACCAACTTCAGTCGGGACTGGCAGAGTGGCAGGGCCCTGGGTGCCCTTGTTGACAGCTGTGCCCCAG GCCTGTGTCCTGACTGGGACTCCTGGGACGCCAGCAAGCCCGTGAATAATGCAAGGGAAGCTATGCAGCAGGCTGATGACTGGCTGGGCATCCCTCAG GTGATCACCCCAGAGGAGATCGTAGATCCAAATGTGGACGAGCACTCTGTCATGACCTACCTGTCCCAGTTTCCCAAGGCCAAGCTGAAGCCAGGGGCTCCCCTGCGGCCCAAACTGAACCCGAAGAAAGCCCGAGCCTATGGGCCAG GCATCGAGCCCACGGGCAATATGGTGAAGAAGCGGGCCGAGTTCACTGTGGAGACGAGAAGTGCTGGCCAGGGAGAGGTGCTGGTGTATGTGGAGGACCCAGCTGGACACCAGGAGGAG GCAAAGGTGACCGCCAATAATGACAAGAACCGTACCTTCTCTGTCTGGTACATCCCTGAGGTGATGGGGACTCACAAG GTCACTGTGCTCTTTGCTGGCCAGCATATTGCCAAGAGCCCCTTTGAGGTATATGTGGACAAGTCCCAGGGTGACGCCAGCAAAGTGACTGCCCAGGGGCCTGGCCTGGAGCCCAGCGGCAACATTGCCAACAAGACCACCTACTTTGAGATCTTCACGGCAG GAGCTGGCACAGGCGAGGTGGAGGTCGTGATCCAGGACCCTGCAGGACAGAAGGGCACTGTGGAGCCTCAGCTCGAAGCCCGGGGCGACAGCACTTACCGCTGCAGCTACCAGCCCACCATGGAGGGCATCCACACAGTGCATGTCACCTTTGCTGGCATGCCCATCCCTCGCAGCCCCTACACTGTCACTGTTGGCCAAG CCTGTAACCCGGGTGCCTGCCGCGCTGTTGGCCGGGGCCTTCAGCCCAAGGGTGTACGGGTGAAGGAGACTGCCGACTTCAAGGTGTACACGAAAGGTGCAGGCAGTGGGGAGCTGAAGGTCACTGTGAAGGGTCCCA AGGGTGAGGAGCGTGTGAAGCAGAAAGACCTGGGGGATGGCGTCTATGGCTTTGAGTATTACCCCATGGTTCCTGGCATGTACACCGTCACCATCACATGGGGCAGCCAGAACATTGGGCGCAG CCCCTTTGAGGTGAAGGTTGGCACTGAGTGTGGCGATCAGAAGGTGCgggcctggggccctgggctggaGGGCGGCGTTGTGGGTAGGTCGGCTGACTTCGTGGTGGAGGCCATTGGGGATGACGTGGGCACCCTGG GCTTCTCGGTGGAGGGCCCATCACAGGCCAAGATCGAATGTGACGACAAGGGAGATGGCTCCTGTGATGTGCGCTACTGGCCCCAGGAGGCTGGCGAGTATGCCGTGCATGTGCTGTGCAATAGTGAGGACATCCGCCTCAGCCCCTTCATGGCTGACATCCGCGAGGCCCCCCAGGACTTCCACCCAGATCGG GTGAAGGCACGTGGGCCTGGATTGGAGAAGACAGGTGTGGCTGTCAACAAGCCGGCAGAGTTCATAGTGGATGCCAAGCATGGTGGGAAGGCACCTCTCCGGGTCCAAGTCCAG GACAGTGAGGGCTGCCCCGTGGAGGCATCCGTCAAGGACAATGGCAATGGCACTTACAGCTGCTCCTATGTGCCCAGGAAGCCTGTGAAGCACACCGCCATGGTGTCCTGGGGAGGTGTCAGCATTCCTCACAGCCCCTTCAGG GTGAATGTGGGGGCTGGTAGCCACCCAAACAAAGTCAAGGTGTATGGCCCAGGAGTGGCCAAGACGGGACTCAAGGCTCATGAGCCCACCTACTTCACTGTGGACTGCACAGAGGCCGGCCAGG GTGATGTCAGCATTGGCATCAAGTGTGCCCCTGGCGTGGTGGGCCCCACGGAGGCCGACATCGATTTCGACATCATCCGCAACGACAACGACACCTTCACAGTCAAGTACACACCACGAGGGGCTGGCAGCTACACCATCATGGTCCTCTTTGCTGACCAG GCCACCCCCACTAGCCCCATCCGGGTCAAGGTGGAGCCCTCCCACGATGCTAGCAAGGTGAAAGCCGAGGGCCCTGGCCTCAGTCGCACTG GTGTGGAGCTTGGCAAACCCACCCACTTCACAGTCAGTGCTAAAGCTGCTGGCAAAGGCCAGCTGGATGTCCAGTTCTCAGGGCCGGCCAAGGGGGATGCAGTACGTGACGTGGACATCATTGACCACCATGACAACACCTACACGGTCAAGTACACTCCTGTGCAACAG GGCCCAGTGGGCATCAATGTCACTTACGGAGGGGATCCTATCCCCAAAAGCCCCTTCTCAGTGGGGGTGGCTCCAAGCCTGGACCTCAGCAAGATCAAGGTGTCTGGCCTGGGAGAGA AGGTGGATGTTGGCAAAGACCAGGAATTCACAGTCAAATCAAAGGGCGCTGGTGGCCAAGGCAAAGTGGCATCCAAGATTGTGGGCCCCTTGGGCACAGTAGTGCCCTGCAAGGTGGAACCAGGCCTGGGGACTGACAACAGTGTGGTGCGCTTTGTGCCCCGAGAGGAGGGACCCTATGAGGTTGAGGTGACCTACGATGGTGTGCCTGTGCCTGGCAGCCCCTTCCCTCTGGAAGCCGTACCCCCCACCAAGCCTAGCAAG GTGAAGGCGTTtgggccagggctgcagggggGTAGTGCAGGCTCCCCTGCCCGCTTCACCATCGACACCAAGGGTGCTGGCACAGGCGGACTGGGCCTGACAGTGGAGGGCCCCTGTGAGGCCCAGCTCGAGTGCCTAGACAACGGGGATGGCACATGCTCTGTGTCCTACGTGCCCACTGAACCTGGGGACtacaacatcaacattctcttcGCTGATACCCATATCCCCGGCTCCCCATTCAAGGCCCATGTGGTTCCCTGCTTTGACGCGTCCAAGGTCAAGTGCTCAGGCCCTGGGCTGGAGCGGGCCACTGCTGGTGAGGCAGGCCAGTTCCATGTGGACTGCTCAAGTGCAGGCAGCGCAGAGCTGACCATCGAGATCCGTTCTGAGGCGGGGCTGCCCGCCGAGGTACATATCCAGGACCATGGTGACGGCACACACACCATCACCTACATCCCCCTTTGCCCTGGGGCCTACACTGTCACCATCAAGTACGGCGGCCAGCCAGTTCCCAACTTCCCCAGCAAGCTGCAAGTGGAGCCTGCAGTGGACACCTCAGGTGTCCAGTGCTATGGGCCTGGGATCGAGGGTCAAG GTGTCTTCCGAGAGGCTACTACCGAATTCAGTGTGGATGCCCGGGCTCTGACACAGACTGGAGGGCCCCATGTCAAGGCTCGTGTGGCCAACCCCTCGGGCAACCTGACCGAGACCTACGTGCAGGACTGTGGTGACGGCACATATAAAGTGGAGTACACCCCTTATGAGGAGG GACTCCACTCTGTGGATGTGACCTATGATGGCAGCCCTGTGCCCAGCAGCCCCTTCCAGGTGCCTGTGACTGAGGGTTGTGACCCCTCCCGAGTACGCGTCCATGGGCCTGGCATCCAAAGTGGCACCACCAACAAGCCCAACAAGTTCACTGTGGAGACCAG GGGAGCTGGCACAgggggcctgggcctggctgtCGAGGGCCCCTCTGAGGCCAAGATGTCCTGCATGGATAACAAGGATGGCAGCTGCTCAGTTGAGTACATCCCTTATGAGGCTGGTACCTACAGTCTTAATGTCACCTATGGTGGCCACCAAGTACCAG GCAGTCCTTTCAAAGTCCCTGTGCATGATGTGACGGATGCATCCAAGGTCAAGTGCTCTGGGCCTGGCTTGAGCTCAGGCATGGTCCGTGCCAACCTTCCTCAGTCCTTCCAGGTGGACACGAGCAAGGCTGGTGTGGCCCCACTACAGGTCAAAGTGCAGGGTCCCAAAG GCCTGGTAGAGCCAGTAGACGTGGTGGACAATGCTGATGGCACCCAGACTGTCAACTATGTGCCCAGCCGTGAGGGGCCCTACAGCATCTCAGTGCTATATGGGGAAGAGGAGGTGACCCGCAG TCCCTTCAAGGTCAAGGTGCTGCCTACGCACGATGCCAGCAAGGTGAAAGCCAGCGGCCCTGGGCTCAACACCACTGGTGTGCCCGCCAGCCTGCCTGTGGAATTCACCATTGACGCGAAGGATGCAGGAGAGGGCCTGCTGGCTGTCCAGATCACG GACCCCGAGGGCAAGCCCAAGAAGACACACATCCAAGATAATCATGATGGCACATACACGGTAGCCTATGTGCCAGATGTGACAGGCCGCTACACCATCCTCATCAAGTATGGAGGTGATGAGATCCCCTTCTCCCCATACCGTGTCCGGGCTGTGCCCACTGGAGATGCCAGCAAGTGCACAGTCACAG TGTCAATCGGAGGTCACGGGCTAG GTGCTGGCATTGGCCCCACCATCCAGATTGGGGAGGAGACAGTGATCACTGTGGACACCAAGGCAGCAGGCAAAGGCAAGGTGACCTGCACTGTGTGCACACCTGACGGCTCTGAGGTAGACGTGGACGTGGTAGAGAATGAGGATGGCacctttgacatcttctacacaGCCCCCCAGCCGGGCAAATACGTCATCTGCGTGCGCTTTGGTGGCGAGCATGTGCCCAACAGCCCTTTCCAAGTGACG GCACTGGCTGGGGATCAGCCCACAGCCCAGACCCCGCTACGGCCCCAGCAGCTGGCTCCGCCATACACCTATGCGCCGGGTGGCCCGCAGACCTGG GCCCCAGAGAGACCCCTGGTGGGTGTCAATGGGTTAGATGTGACCGGTTTGAGGCCCTTTGACCTCGTCATCCCCTTCACCATCAAGAAAGGCGAGATTACTG GGGAGGTACGGATGCCCTCAGGCAAGGTGGCACAGCCGGGCATCACCGACAACAAGGATGGCACTGTGACTGTGCGCTATGCACCCAGTGAGGCTGGCCTGCATGAGATGGACATCCGCTACGATAACATGCACATTCCAG GAAGCCCCCTGCAGTTCTATGTGGATCACGTCAACTGCGGCCATGTCACTGCCTACGGGCCTGGTCTCAGCCATGGAGTAGTAAACAAACCTGCTGTCTTCACCGTCAACACCAAGGATGCAGGAGAAG GGGGCTTGTCCCTGGCCATTGAGGGCCCATCCAAAGCAGATATCAGCTGCACCGACAACCAAGATGGGACATGCAGTGTCTCCTACCTGCCCGTGCTGCCCGGTGACTATAGTATCCTGGTCAAATACAATGAGCAGCACATCCCGGGCAGCCCCTTTACTGCCAGGGTCACAG GTGACGACTCAATGCGCATGTCGCACCTGAAGGTGGGCTCTGCTGCTGACATCCCCATCAATATCTCGGAGACGGACCTCAGCCTGCTGACAGCTACTGTGGTGCCACCCTCAGGCCGGGAGGAACCGTGTCTGCTAAAGCGGCTGCGCAACGGCCACGTGG GAATCTCATTCGTGCCCAAGGAGACGGGGGAGCACCTGGTGCATGTGAAGAAGAACGGCCAGCATGTGGCAAGCAGCCCCATCCCAGTGGTGATCAGCCAGTCGGAGATTGGGGATGCCAGCCGGGTGCGGGTCTCAGGCCAGGGCCTTCACGAAGGCCACACCTTTGAGCCTGCAGAGTTTATCATCGACACTCGTGATGCAG GCTATGGTGGCCTCAGCCTATCCATTGAGGGCCCCAGCAAGGTGGACATCAATACAGAGGACCTGGAGGATGGTACCTGCAGGGTCACCTACTGCCCCACAGAGCCTGGAAACTACATCATCAACATCAAGTTTGCTGACCAGCATGTGCCTG GCAGCCCCTTCTCCGTGAAGGTGACAGGAGAGGGCCGAGTGAAAGAGAGCATCACACGCAGGCGACGGGCCCCATCAGTGGCCAATGTTGGCAGTCACTGTGACCTCAGCCTGAAGATCCCTG AAATTAGCATCCAGGACATGACAGCTCAGGTAACCAGCCCATCAGGCAAGAGCCATGAGGCTGAGATAGTGGAAGGAGAGAACCATACATACTGCATCCGCTTTGTGCCTGCTGAGATGGGCATGCATACAGTCAGCGTCAAGTACAAGGGCCAGCACGTACCTGGGAGCCCCTTCCAGTTCACCGTGGGGCCCCTAGGGGAAGGGGGAGCCCACAAGGTTCGTGCTGGGGGCCCCGGCCTGGAGAGGGCTGAAGCCGGAGTGCCAG CTGAATTCAGCATTTGGACCAGGGAAGCTGGCGCCGGGGGCCTAGCCATTGCTGTCGAGGGCCCCAGCAAGGCTGAGATCTCCTTTGAGGACCGCAAGGATGGCTCCTGTGGTGTGACCTATGTGGTCCAGGAGCCAG GTGACTACGAGGTCTCAGTCAAGTTCAACGAGGAGCATATCCCTGACAGCCCCTTCGTGGTGCCTGTGGCTTCTCCGTCTGGCGACGCCCGCCGCCTTACTGTTTCTAGTCTTCAg GAGTCAGGGCTAAAGGTCAACCAGCCAGCCTCTTTTGCAGTCAGCCTGAACGGGGCCAAGGGGGCGATCGATGCCAAGGTGCACAGCCCCTCAGGAGCCCTGGAGGAGTGCTATGTCACAGAGATTGACCAAG ATAAGTATGCTGTACGCTTTATCCCACGGGAGAATGGTGTGTACCTGATTGATGTCAAGTTCAATGGCACCCACATCCCTGGAAGTCCCTTCAAGATCCGAGTTGGGGAGCCTGGGCATGGAGGGGACCCAGGCCTGGTGTCCGCTTATGGAACTGGCCTAGAAGGCGGTGTCACAG GGAGCCCAGCTGAGTTTATCGTGAACACAAGCAATGCGGGAGCTGGGGCCCTATCAGTAACCATTGATGGGCCCTCCAAGGTGAAGATGGATTGCCAGGAATGCCCTGAGGGCTACCGTGTCACCTACACCCCTATGGCACCTGGCAGCTACCTCATCTCCATCAAGTATGGTGGCCCCTACCACATTGGGGGCAGCCCCTTCAAGGCCAAAGTCACAG GTCCTCGTCTCGTTAGCAACCACAGCCTCCATGAGACCTCATCGGTCTTTGTGGACTCCCTGACCAAGACTGCTGGTGTCCCCCAGCATGGGGCCCCAGGCCCAGGTCCCACTGACGCCAGCAAGGTGCTGGCCAAGGGCCTGGGGCTGAGCAAGGCCTATGTGGGCCAGAAGAGCAGCTTCACGGTGGACTGCAGCAAAGCAG gCAACAACATGCTGCTGGTAGGGGTGCACGGCCCCCGGACACCCTGTGAGGAGATCCTGGTGAAGCATGTGGGCAGTAGGCTCTACAGCGTCTCCTACCTACTCAAGGATAAGGGGGAGTACACGCTGGTGGTCAAGTGGGGCGATGAGCACATCCCAGGCAGCCCCTACCGTGTCTTGGTACCCTGA